Proteins from a genomic interval of Gluconacetobacter diazotrophicus PA1 5:
- a CDS encoding IS630-like element ISGdi6 family transposase (programmed frameshift) yields MARPYSMDLRDRVVAAVETDGLSCHEAAKRYGVAPSTAIRWMQSFRRTGSVSPGQMGGHKPKRLTGAHREWLIERCKAGGFTLRGLVAELAGRGLRVDYRSVWVFVHDEGLSFKKTLVAAEQDRPDVARHRARWQKYQHLIDPARLVFIDETWTKTNMAPLRGWAPRANGLRAKVPWGHWNTMTFIAALRVDRIDAPWLLDGPINGESFRIYVENELVPTLRPGDIVIADNLGSHKNKAARAAIRQVGARLILLPKYSPDLNPIEQVFAKLKHLLRKAAARSRDAVSSTIGELLRSYAPSECANYFINSGYGPT; encoded by the exons ATGGCGCGTCCTTATTCGATGGATCTTCGCGACCGGGTTGTGGCAGCCGTGGAGACAGACGGCCTCTCCTGCCACGAGGCCGCGAAGCGCTACGGTGTAGCACCCAGCACCGCGATCCGGTGGATGCAGAGCTTTCGGCGGACCGGCAGCGTTTCCCCTGGCCAGATGGGCGGCCACAAGCCGAAACGGCTGACGGGTGCGCATCGGGAATGGCTGATCGAGCGTTGCAAGGCGGGGGGCTTTACCCTGCGGGGCTTGGTCGCAGAACTTGCCGGGCGCGGGCTCAGGGTCGATTATCGCTCTGTGTGGGTCTTCGTCCACGACGAGGGGCTCAGCTTC AAAAAAACACTCGTCGCAGCCGAACAGGACCGTCCTGATGTCGCCCGACACCGGGCGCGATGGCAAAAATACCAACACCTCATAGATCCCGCCCGCCTGGTGTTCATCGATGAAACCTGGACCAAAACCAATATGGCGCCGCTACGCGGCTGGGCGCCGCGTGCGAACGGGCTCCGGGCCAAAGTGCCTTGGGGTCATTGGAACACCATGACCTTTATTGCCGCCCTGCGGGTCGATCGGATCGATGCGCCGTGGCTGCTCGATGGTCCGATCAACGGCGAAAGCTTCCGCATCTACGTCGAGAATGAACTCGTGCCGACGCTCAGGCCTGGTGACATCGTGATCGCTGACAACCTCGGCAGCCACAAAAACAAGGCAGCACGCGCAGCCATCCGACAGGTCGGCGCGCGCCTGATCCTCCTGCCAAAATACTCCCCAGACCTGAATCCCATTGAACAGGTCTTTGCCAAGCTCAAGCACCTGCTCCGCAAGGCCGCGGCTCGAAGCCGCGACGCAGTCAGTTCAACCATCGGCGAACTCCTGCGCAGCTACGCTCCCAGCGAATGCGCCAATTATTTCATAAACTCAGGATATGGACCAACCTAA
- the msrA gene encoding peptide-methionine (S)-S-oxide reductase MsrA, whose translation MTRSGLLGISLIAMGALGTACHAADAPLATRLPPPAAAEAPATTHRATAVFAGGCFWGVQSVFQHIRGVTATRAGYDGGTKDTAEYETVSGGDTGHAESVAVEYDPTQVGYGTLMQIFFSVALDPTQVNRQFPDVGSQYRSALFTRTPEQATAARAYIRQLNAAHVFARPIATQIVPDHGFYPAEEYHQNFAARHPEDSYIATYDAPRIEALKMVYGAQYRDDPILTLAAPGGP comes from the coding sequence ATGACACGGTCAGGACTACTCGGCATCTCGCTCATTGCCATGGGGGCGCTCGGCACGGCGTGCCATGCCGCGGACGCGCCGCTCGCCACGCGTCTGCCGCCGCCGGCAGCCGCCGAAGCGCCCGCGACGACCCATCGTGCCACCGCCGTCTTCGCCGGAGGATGTTTCTGGGGCGTCCAGAGTGTCTTCCAGCACATACGCGGCGTGACCGCGACGCGCGCGGGATATGACGGCGGAACGAAGGACACCGCCGAATACGAGACCGTCAGCGGCGGCGATACGGGGCACGCGGAATCGGTCGCGGTCGAATACGACCCGACGCAGGTCGGTTACGGCACGCTGATGCAGATCTTCTTCTCGGTCGCACTGGACCCTACGCAGGTGAACAGGCAATTTCCGGATGTCGGCAGCCAGTATCGCTCCGCCCTGTTCACCCGCACGCCGGAGCAGGCGACGGCGGCGCGCGCCTATATCCGGCAGCTGAATGCCGCGCATGTCTTCGCGCGCCCGATCGCAACGCAGATCGTTCCGGATCATGGCTTCTATCCGGCCGAGGAGTATCACCAGAATTTCGCGGCCCGCCATCCGGAAGATTCCTACATCGCAACGTATGACGCCCCTCGGATCGAGGCGCTGAAGATGGTATACGGCGCACAGTATCGCGATGACCCGATCCTGACGCTTGCCGCGCCCGGCGGACCGTAA
- the msrB gene encoding peptide-methionine (R)-S-oxide reductase MsrB produces MTSRRQFCLASAAFLLAARPGRAAPPYAVSHSDAEWRRLLTPAQYDVLRRAGTEMPWSSPLLGEHRPGRFACAGCDTAAFDAGTKFESGTGWPSFYRALPHAVQERADHSLGMDRTEVLCATCGGHLGHVFDDGPPPTGLRYCMNGVALSFHPA; encoded by the coding sequence ATGACCTCCCGCCGCCAGTTCTGCCTTGCCTCGGCCGCGTTCCTGCTGGCCGCGCGCCCCGGCCGCGCCGCGCCGCCCTATGCCGTCTCGCATTCGGATGCGGAATGGCGCCGCCTGCTGACGCCCGCGCAATACGACGTCCTGCGCCGGGCCGGCACGGAAATGCCGTGGTCCAGCCCCCTTCTGGGCGAGCATCGACCTGGCCGCTTCGCCTGCGCCGGGTGCGATACCGCCGCGTTCGACGCCGGCACCAAATTCGAAAGCGGCACCGGCTGGCCGAGTTTCTACCGCGCCCTGCCGCATGCCGTGCAGGAACGCGCCGACCATTCGCTCGGCATGGATCGGACCGAGGTGCTGTGCGCCACCTGCGGCGGCCATCTCGGCCATGTTTTCGACGACGGCCCGCCGCCTACGGGCCTGCGCTACTGCATGAACGGCGTCGCCCTGTCCTTCCACCCGGCCTGA
- a CDS encoding LysR substrate-binding domain-containing protein: MEDARDLDPQQLRSFLAVAETLHFTSAARRLGIVQSTVSQHVSRLEQAVNRTLLVRSTKQVTLTQDGHMMIALARDILSAQDRALTWFDRSVIRGYIRLGISEDLTMTRLPEILGIFREKYPKVDVHLRVGLSGSLQNDLDTGSVDLLCTKRRIGDARGTTIWREPLTWFGNWEPGTALPLVVFPEPAITRQLALECLNAAEIPWYVAFTSENLTALLAAVRAGYGVTAQSSFLRQYDRSLPVTENLPETADVDFIVIGKTEALEGPVKALADTIAAHSRQITPRATRRKN; this comes from the coding sequence ATGGAAGACGCCCGAGACCTCGACCCCCAGCAACTCCGCTCCTTTCTGGCGGTGGCGGAAACGCTGCATTTCACCTCCGCCGCCCGGCGTCTCGGCATTGTCCAGTCCACCGTCAGCCAGCATGTCAGCCGCCTGGAACAGGCAGTCAACCGCACCCTGCTGGTCCGCAGCACCAAGCAGGTCACCCTGACGCAGGACGGCCACATGATGATCGCGCTGGCCCGTGACATCCTCTCGGCGCAGGACCGGGCGCTGACCTGGTTCGACCGCTCGGTCATCCGCGGCTATATCCGCCTCGGCATCTCAGAAGACCTGACGATGACCCGGCTGCCGGAAATCCTGGGCATCTTCCGCGAGAAATATCCCAAGGTCGATGTCCATCTGCGCGTCGGCCTCAGCGGCTCGCTGCAGAACGATCTCGATACCGGCTCGGTCGACCTACTCTGCACCAAGCGCCGAATCGGTGACGCACGCGGCACCACCATCTGGCGCGAACCGCTGACCTGGTTCGGCAACTGGGAACCCGGCACCGCCCTGCCCCTCGTCGTGTTCCCCGAACCGGCCATCACCCGCCAGCTCGCGCTGGAATGCCTCAACGCGGCGGAAATCCCCTGGTACGTCGCCTTCACCTCCGAAAACCTGACCGCCCTGCTGGCCGCCGTCCGCGCCGGCTACGGCGTCACCGCGCAATCCTCGTTCCTGCGCCAGTACGACCGGTCGCTGCCCGTCACCGAAAACCTGCCCGAAACGGCCGATGTCGATTTCATCGTCATCGGCAAGACCGAAGCGCTGGAAGGCCCCGTCAAGGCGCTGGCCGACACCATCGCCGCCCATTCCCGGCAGATCACCCCCCGCGCCACCCGCCGCAAGAACTAG
- a CDS encoding class-II fumarase/aspartase family protein has translation MATSVIDSPVFRDLFTEPRVRKIWSDSGRTEQYLAVEAALSEVQGRLGIIPADAAKKIASVCLLEKIDMVRLADETAEIGYPVLPLVHQIQSLAGDAGDWCHWGATTQDITDTATVLQIKASLDVVADLLERCIAAASGLARAHRDLPMVGRSNLQQAVPITFGFKMARLAACLLRHRERLAELRPRIEVLEFGGACGTLASLGDRGLDVQKVLADTLGLARPPITWHTDRDSIAETACFLGLVTGTLSKFATDLKTMMMTEVNEAAEPFVLNRGSSSTMPQKRNPISCCYITACAASVRQSTAALLGSMDADHERATGPWEIEWIELPRIFSLASGALSQAAFVIEGLEVNGDRMAANLGITKGLIMSEAVMMALAPKIGRGQAHDMLYKVCRAALEQNRSLAEMLKADDAVTEQLSHRQIDHLTDPARYLGCAGEMIDAVLAHSTTSDHDPITTLAENLDEGFPSRAIADS, from the coding sequence TTGGCAACCAGCGTCATCGACAGCCCCGTTTTCCGGGACCTCTTCACCGAACCGCGTGTTCGCAAGATCTGGTCGGACTCCGGACGGACCGAGCAGTACCTCGCCGTTGAAGCAGCACTCTCGGAGGTTCAAGGGCGGCTCGGCATTATCCCCGCAGACGCTGCGAAGAAAATTGCGTCCGTTTGCTTGCTCGAGAAGATCGACATGGTACGGCTCGCGGATGAAACGGCAGAGATCGGCTATCCGGTCCTCCCGCTCGTCCACCAGATCCAGTCGCTCGCCGGCGATGCGGGCGACTGGTGCCATTGGGGTGCCACTACGCAAGACATCACCGATACCGCTACCGTCCTGCAGATAAAGGCGTCGCTCGACGTGGTGGCCGATCTGCTCGAACGCTGCATCGCCGCAGCCTCCGGCCTCGCCCGTGCACATCGCGATTTGCCGATGGTGGGGCGCTCGAACCTACAGCAGGCGGTGCCAATCACCTTCGGCTTTAAGATGGCAAGACTGGCCGCTTGCCTGTTACGTCATCGCGAGCGGTTGGCGGAGCTACGTCCGCGTATTGAGGTTCTGGAGTTCGGCGGCGCCTGCGGGACGCTCGCCTCTCTCGGCGATCGCGGTCTCGATGTCCAGAAAGTCCTCGCCGACACGCTGGGCCTCGCCCGACCGCCCATCACCTGGCACACGGATCGCGACTCGATTGCTGAAACGGCATGTTTCCTTGGCCTTGTTACCGGGACGCTGTCAAAGTTCGCTACCGATCTCAAGACCATGATGATGACGGAAGTGAACGAGGCAGCCGAGCCGTTCGTTCTTAATCGCGGCTCCTCCTCGACCATGCCGCAGAAGCGCAATCCGATCTCGTGCTGCTACATCACTGCCTGTGCGGCGAGTGTGCGCCAGTCGACCGCAGCCCTTCTCGGCAGCATGGATGCTGACCATGAGCGCGCGACGGGGCCGTGGGAGATCGAGTGGATCGAACTGCCGCGTATATTTTCGCTCGCTAGCGGGGCACTGTCGCAAGCCGCTTTCGTAATCGAGGGGCTTGAGGTGAACGGGGATCGAATGGCCGCGAACCTCGGTATCACCAAAGGGCTCATCATGTCGGAAGCTGTCATGATGGCTCTGGCACCGAAGATCGGTCGGGGCCAGGCTCACGACATGCTCTACAAAGTCTGCCGCGCGGCGCTCGAACAAAACAGGTCGCTAGCCGAGATGCTAAAGGCGGACGACGCCGTCACGGAGCAGCTTTCGCATCGGCAGATCGACCACCTGACCGATCCGGCGCGCTATCTCGGCTGTGCCGGAGAGATGATTGACGCGGTGCTCGCTCATTCGACAACATCGGATCATGACCCTATTACTACTCTCGCAGAAAATTTGGACGAAGGATTCCCTTCGAGAGCGATCGCTGATTCATAG
- a CDS encoding amidohydrolase family protein yields the protein MDLIIRNVRLTPHAAPLDIGVTAGRITALHPDIPRTAAVEHDGGGCLAFPGFVESHIHLDKAATLHRCGTEDASLAAAIRKITELKATFTVQDVHDRGARVLRDAITHGTTVMQSFVEVDHAAGLRSLEGLLALAEEARHAIDLRLCAFAQDGLTQHADGEALLEEALRLGARSIGGCPYTDPDPQEQIRRILALAARHDCDADFHIDFDLDPTASALPFLIRHVLETGYRGRVVIGHATKLSILPTDEQTAILDGLLAADIMLTALPATDLFLMRGSMAPLMRYARMGGRCALATNNIVNPFTPFGDANLLRMGNLFANITGATTDADLALIWDMLTTSPASSLGVPAAITEGAPADIVLIDAPDPATAVRELRPVLGGWKAGVWTFVRHRPEMKASF from the coding sequence ATGGACCTGATTATCCGGAACGTCCGCCTTACCCCCCACGCCGCGCCGCTCGATATCGGCGTCACCGCGGGGCGCATCACCGCCCTGCACCCCGACATCCCCCGCACCGCCGCCGTCGAGCATGACGGCGGCGGCTGCCTGGCATTCCCCGGCTTCGTCGAAAGCCACATCCATCTCGACAAGGCCGCCACCCTGCATCGCTGCGGGACCGAGGACGCCAGCCTTGCCGCCGCCATCCGCAAGATCACCGAACTCAAGGCCACCTTCACGGTGCAGGACGTGCACGATCGCGGCGCCCGCGTGCTACGCGATGCCATCACCCACGGCACCACGGTCATGCAGAGCTTCGTCGAGGTCGATCACGCCGCCGGTCTGCGCAGCCTGGAAGGCCTGCTGGCCCTGGCGGAGGAAGCCCGCCACGCCATCGACCTGCGCCTGTGCGCCTTCGCCCAGGACGGCCTGACCCAGCATGCGGACGGCGAAGCCCTGCTGGAGGAAGCCCTGCGCCTGGGCGCCCGCAGCATCGGCGGCTGCCCCTATACCGACCCGGACCCGCAGGAACAGATCCGCCGTATCCTCGCCCTGGCCGCCCGGCACGACTGCGACGCCGATTTCCACATCGATTTCGACCTCGACCCCACTGCCAGCGCCCTGCCCTTCCTGATCCGCCACGTCCTGGAAACCGGCTATCGGGGCCGCGTCGTCATCGGCCACGCCACCAAGCTGTCCATCCTGCCGACCGACGAGCAGACCGCCATTCTGGACGGCCTGCTGGCGGCCGACATCATGCTGACGGCCCTGCCCGCCACCGACCTGTTTCTCATGCGCGGCAGCATGGCCCCGCTGATGCGCTATGCCCGCATGGGCGGGCGCTGCGCGCTGGCCACCAACAACATCGTCAACCCCTTCACCCCGTTCGGCGACGCCAACCTGCTGCGCATGGGCAACCTGTTCGCCAACATCACGGGCGCCACGACCGATGCCGACCTGGCCCTGATCTGGGACATGCTGACCACGTCCCCCGCCTCGTCACTGGGCGTACCCGCGGCGATCACCGAAGGCGCCCCCGCCGATATCGTCCTGATCGACGCCCCGGACCCGGCAACGGCGGTGCGCGAACTGCGCCCCGTCCTCGGCGGGTGGAAAGCCGGGGTCTGGACCTTCGTCCGTCATCGTCCTGAAATGAAGGCCTCATTCTGA